In Vibrio diazotrophicus, the following proteins share a genomic window:
- a CDS encoding NlpC/P60 family protein, which translates to MTHLFHKPIIRRPMYWVFMVSLVTGCAQNQSSKYSTTQDKELLGSNIGIEKVTEREASFFSVYNQWQGVPYRLGGNNKNGIDCSAFVQIAYRDAWQLPLPRTTTSQSKIGENIGYKAAKYGDLVFFKTSKTTNHVGVYLGNLRFMHASTSQGVIISRLDNPYWASKFWQFRRVDSLTD; encoded by the coding sequence ATGACACATTTATTTCATAAACCAATAATTAGACGCCCTATGTATTGGGTTTTTATGGTTTCTTTAGTCACTGGATGTGCTCAGAATCAGAGTTCGAAATATTCAACAACTCAAGATAAAGAGTTGTTGGGTTCAAATATTGGAATAGAAAAAGTTACCGAGCGAGAAGCGTCTTTTTTTAGCGTCTATAACCAGTGGCAAGGCGTGCCATACCGTTTAGGTGGGAATAATAAAAATGGAATTGATTGCTCTGCATTTGTGCAGATAGCCTATCGTGACGCATGGCAGCTTCCATTGCCTAGAACTACCACATCACAAAGTAAAATTGGCGAAAATATCGGTTATAAGGCAGCCAAATACGGTGACCTTGTTTTCTTTAAAACGTCAAAAACAACGAATCATGTTGGGGTCTATTTGGGGAATCTTAGATTTATGCATGCATCCACTTCGCAAGGGGTCATCATATCTCGTCTTGATAACCCCTATTGGGCATCCAAATTTTGGCAATTCAGAAGAGTGGATAGCTTGACTGATTGA
- a CDS encoding DUF3802 family protein translates to MVVETDGYLALIEHLAFNMDVFTRGGDTGKESVEDVVTDMVASNIMAVFEQNPELHSSVRFQLLKEADSVVEDLGEVLAGVWAKPATNDQIIFLDEYIALVKNLFDTAVATYD, encoded by the coding sequence GTGGTTGTAGAAACCGATGGTTATTTAGCGCTAATAGAACATCTTGCGTTCAACATGGATGTATTCACCCGTGGCGGTGACACCGGTAAAGAAAGCGTAGAAGATGTCGTTACTGATATGGTAGCGAGTAACATCATGGCTGTTTTCGAACAGAATCCTGAACTTCATTCAAGTGTACGCTTTCAACTTCTTAAAGAAGCTGATTCTGTAGTGGAGGATTTAGGAGAGGTGTTAGCTGGCGTATGGGCAAAACCCGCAACGAACGATCAAATCATTTTTCTGGATGAATACATAGCACTGGTTAAAAATTTATTTGATACCGCGGTAGCGACTTACGATTAA
- a CDS encoding fructosamine kinase family protein: protein MWQAITQQLSDTLMFQFDLVEKTKLQGGDISESYMITDGKERYFVKLNDRNFLPNFEAEAENLRVLRESSSIHVPEHVLTGSTKDHSFIILNYLVTKPLDDATNSFKFGLELAKLHQWGDQKEYGFDIDNYLGCIVQPNNWTKKWCQFFAEQRIGWQLQLMHEKGVHLVNIDEFVDVIKQRLANHTPRPALLHGNLWNENVANSPIGPICYDPATYWGDRECDIAMTELFNGFQPEFYQAYEEVLPLDFGYVERKDIYNLYHILNHYNHFGGHYLDEAEYLVKKILSF from the coding sequence ATGTGGCAAGCTATCACCCAGCAACTCTCAGATACTTTAATGTTTCAATTCGATCTTGTAGAGAAAACAAAACTACAAGGCGGTGACATTAGTGAAAGTTATATGATTACCGACGGTAAAGAGCGGTATTTTGTGAAGCTTAATGACCGCAATTTTTTACCCAACTTTGAAGCTGAAGCTGAAAACCTGCGAGTTTTGCGAGAGAGCAGCAGTATTCATGTTCCTGAACATGTCCTTACCGGCAGTACCAAAGATCACTCTTTTATTATCCTAAACTATCTCGTTACCAAACCTCTTGATGACGCGACGAACAGTTTTAAGTTCGGACTTGAATTGGCTAAGTTACACCAATGGGGTGACCAGAAAGAATACGGTTTCGACATTGATAACTACTTGGGCTGTATAGTTCAACCAAACAATTGGACCAAAAAATGGTGTCAGTTTTTTGCGGAACAAAGAATTGGCTGGCAACTTCAACTGATGCATGAAAAAGGCGTGCATTTGGTCAACATAGACGAATTCGTTGACGTGATTAAGCAAAGACTCGCAAACCACACTCCCCGACCAGCTTTGTTGCATGGTAATTTGTGGAACGAGAATGTCGCAAATTCGCCAATTGGTCCTATCTGTTATGACCCTGCAACTTATTGGGGTGACAGAGAGTGCGACATTGCCATGACCGAGCTGTTTAATGGCTTCCAACCAGAGTTCTATCAAGCCTATGAAGAAGTGCTGCCTTTAGACTTTGGCTACGTCGAACGAAAAGACATCTATAATCTCTATCACATACTGAATCACTACAATCATTTTGGTGGTCATTACTTAGATGAAGCGGAGTATCTAGTTAAGAAAATTCTGTCTTTCTAA
- a CDS encoding CPXCG motif-containing cysteine-rich protein, with amino-acid sequence MKNFIQKSILCPHCGHHVPVTLDSSNGSQEFYDDCPACCNPIHINLMVNEQLDTVELQVDADDEQIF; translated from the coding sequence ATGAAAAACTTTATACAAAAATCGATTCTATGTCCCCATTGTGGGCACCATGTTCCTGTGACTTTGGATTCTTCAAATGGCAGCCAAGAGTTTTATGATGACTGCCCTGCTTGCTGTAATCCGATTCACATTAATTTGATGGTCAACGAACAGTTAGACACAGTAGAACTTCAAGTCGATGCGGATGACGAACAAATCTTCTAA
- a CDS encoding riboflavin synthase, translating to MFTGIVQGMAKVVAIDKKDKFQTHVIELEPLLNQGISIGASIAHNGCCLTVTHIDENRVSFDLMQETLKLTNLGELEIGSMVNIERAAKFGDEIGGHTMSGHIMDTATIKDVIETPNNKTIWFELSPRYMKYVLPKGFIGLDGCSLTIGEVRENRFNVHLIPETLQRTLFGQRVVGDKVNVELDPQTQAIVDTVERVLAAKQ from the coding sequence ATGTTTACTGGGATTGTGCAAGGCATGGCGAAAGTCGTGGCTATTGATAAAAAAGACAAATTTCAAACCCATGTTATTGAGCTAGAACCCTTATTAAATCAAGGGATATCGATTGGTGCTTCTATCGCTCACAACGGATGCTGTTTAACCGTCACTCATATCGATGAAAATCGTGTTTCATTCGATTTAATGCAAGAAACGCTTAAGCTAACCAATTTAGGGGAGCTTGAAATCGGCTCGATGGTCAACATCGAAAGAGCAGCAAAATTTGGTGATGAAATTGGCGGCCATACGATGTCTGGTCACATTATGGATACCGCTACTATTAAAGACGTGATTGAAACACCAAACAATAAGACGATTTGGTTCGAGTTATCACCTCGATATATGAAGTATGTTTTGCCGAAAGGATTTATTGGCTTAGATGGTTGCTCGCTGACAATTGGGGAAGTCAGAGAGAATCGTTTTAATGTTCACCTCATTCCTGAAACGTTACAGAGAACGCTCTTTGGTCAACGTGTGGTTGGTGACAAAGTGAATGTTGAACTTGATCCACAAACTCAAGCGATTGTAGATACCGTTGAACGAGTGCTGGCTGCCAAACAATAG
- a CDS encoding MATE family efflux transporter yields the protein MQHYKNEIKKLVKLSTPVLIASIAQTGMSFVDTVMAGGVSATDLAAVSVASSIWMPTILFGIGLLMALVPVVAQLNGSGRQHKIASVIHQGGFLALIVSIPTIIVLLQAGAILEVMEVETLMAQKTIGYITAMIFAVPAFLLFQVLRSFAEGMSLTKPAMVIGFFGLLINIPLNWIFVYGKLGAPALGGVGCGVATLIVYWLMFLMLLFYVATSNRLAHIKLFERFHKPEFKPQWRLFKLGLPVAASIFFEVTLFAVVAVALAPLGSLVVASHQVAINFSSLIFMLPMSIGAAVSIRVGHTLGEEDVKGAAVASHVGLFFGVATALLTAALTVIFREQIAYLYTDNREVINLTMQLLIFAGIYQCTDAIQVIAAGSLRGYKDMNAIFVRTFIAYWLLGLPTGYALAMTDWIVEPMGAKGFWIGFIVGLSSAAIMLSFRLLWIQKQDEQIQLDFASK from the coding sequence GTGCAACATTATAAAAATGAAATAAAAAAATTAGTAAAGTTATCAACGCCAGTTCTCATTGCTTCCATTGCTCAAACAGGTATGAGTTTCGTCGATACCGTTATGGCTGGTGGCGTAAGCGCTACCGACTTAGCGGCAGTATCGGTTGCTTCGAGCATTTGGATGCCGACCATTCTATTTGGTATTGGCCTTTTGATGGCATTAGTGCCTGTCGTGGCCCAGTTAAATGGGTCTGGAAGACAGCATAAAATCGCATCTGTTATACATCAGGGTGGATTTTTAGCTCTAATCGTTTCGATTCCAACCATCATAGTGCTTCTTCAAGCTGGTGCTATTTTGGAAGTGATGGAAGTTGAAACCTTAATGGCGCAAAAAACCATTGGCTATATCACTGCGATGATCTTTGCCGTGCCTGCATTCTTGCTCTTTCAGGTATTGCGCAGTTTTGCTGAGGGTATGTCTCTGACTAAGCCCGCGATGGTAATTGGTTTCTTTGGCCTATTGATCAACATCCCGCTCAACTGGATCTTCGTATATGGTAAGTTAGGCGCACCGGCTCTTGGCGGCGTTGGTTGTGGCGTAGCGACGCTGATTGTGTATTGGCTGATGTTCCTGATGTTGTTGTTCTATGTAGCGACATCGAACCGTCTTGCGCACATCAAGTTGTTCGAACGCTTCCATAAGCCAGAATTCAAACCACAATGGCGCTTATTCAAACTTGGATTACCTGTTGCAGCATCTATATTTTTTGAGGTCACACTCTTCGCTGTTGTAGCTGTTGCCTTAGCTCCTTTAGGTTCATTGGTTGTTGCTTCACACCAGGTAGCCATTAACTTCTCTTCGTTGATTTTTATGTTACCTATGAGTATTGGTGCGGCGGTATCCATTCGAGTAGGACATACTCTGGGTGAAGAAGATGTTAAAGGTGCCGCTGTCGCGTCGCATGTGGGACTATTTTTCGGTGTAGCAACGGCATTATTGACCGCTGCCCTGACGGTGATTTTCCGCGAACAAATCGCGTATCTTTACACCGATAACAGAGAAGTAATCAACTTGACTATGCAACTGTTGATTTTTGCAGGAATCTACCAATGTACTGATGCTATTCAGGTAATTGCTGCCGGATCTCTGCGTGGTTATAAAGACATGAATGCCATATTTGTCCGAACCTTTATTGCCTATTGGCTGCTTGGTTTACCGACCGGATATGCGCTGGCAATGACAGACTGGATTGTCGAGCCGATGGGAGCTAAAGGTTTCTGGATAGGCTTTATTGTGGGTTTAAGCTCTGCAGCCATAATGCTGAGTTTCAGATTATTGTGGATACAAAAACAGGATGAGCAAATTCAACTGGATTTTGCGTCTAAGTAA
- a CDS encoding patatin-like phospholipase family protein produces the protein MAGQKALVVEGGAMRGIFASGVLDSFMELNHRPYNFVMGVSAGASNLVSYLSNQPLRSYQVITQLATSSEFYNPRRFLKGGDLVDVRWLLDEANKRYPINEEALFSSVPFYAAATNIQTGKPDYYQVTPENFVTAIEATSALPLVYKKTPCFDGQCYTDGGVSDSIPVKEAYRRGARDITVVLSHPESYEMPKVKSKWMMKKLFARYPEVAKSVTVRAEKYNGSLEFIRNPPKDAHIRVIAPPEHFAVKRLTMNKALLDHGYSMGLIAGRMHVHGLKE, from the coding sequence ATGGCAGGACAGAAAGCGTTAGTAGTAGAAGGTGGGGCGATGCGTGGCATATTTGCTAGCGGCGTACTTGATTCGTTTATGGAACTAAACCACCGCCCATATAATTTTGTAATGGGTGTTTCTGCTGGTGCTTCTAATCTTGTCAGCTATTTGTCTAATCAACCGTTACGCAGTTACCAAGTGATTACGCAACTTGCTACCAGTAGCGAATTCTATAATCCGCGCCGCTTTTTAAAAGGTGGTGATTTGGTCGATGTTCGCTGGTTGCTTGATGAAGCGAATAAACGTTATCCCATTAATGAAGAAGCGCTTTTTTCTTCAGTACCGTTTTATGCTGCCGCGACAAATATCCAAACAGGCAAGCCGGACTACTATCAAGTAACACCAGAAAATTTTGTTACGGCAATAGAGGCGACTTCAGCGTTGCCACTCGTATATAAAAAAACACCTTGTTTTGATGGGCAATGCTATACCGATGGTGGTGTCTCAGATTCCATTCCAGTTAAAGAAGCTTATCGTCGAGGAGCCAGAGATATTACCGTCGTACTTTCACACCCAGAAAGTTACGAAATGCCGAAAGTAAAAAGCAAATGGATGATGAAAAAACTCTTTGCCCGCTATCCGGAAGTGGCAAAATCAGTCACTGTGCGCGCTGAAAAATATAATGGTTCACTTGAGTTTATTCGTAATCCACCGAAAGACGCTCACATACGGGTGATTGCACCACCAGAGCATTTTGCAGTTAAACGCCTAACCATGAACAAGGCATTGTTGGATCATGGATACAGCATGGGATTGATTGCAGGTCGTATGCATGTTCACGGTTTGAAAGAGTAG
- a CDS encoding siderophore ferric iron reductase, whose translation MLQLLSMGLSTLHFEKLFLHARQITPYLDGCLEETTTFNEPPPSLSPESIERLYNEIAERNPEAGQPYWLTRTWDLLCWQPVFVSFVAIYAQRALPDVSTISQNKQNCFIAGFSFRDHEWTHARRATLIKKAGQQLSHLFETYRDAINQWGRIRPGFTHHLLADHLLNCLVRLQEIRPSYSNNTILRHAQLWLEAFDLPQKHISNLKIDSTTNKLKLVRTSCCLVYKCEGRSLCANCPRLEANKLTNLITAKEVTA comes from the coding sequence ATGCTACAGCTATTATCAATGGGTTTATCCACTCTACATTTCGAAAAATTATTCCTTCATGCCAGACAGATAACGCCATACTTGGATGGCTGTCTTGAAGAGACAACCACATTCAATGAGCCGCCTCCTTCTTTAAGTCCTGAGTCGATTGAACGGCTTTACAATGAAATCGCCGAGCGGAATCCAGAAGCTGGTCAACCGTATTGGTTAACTCGCACATGGGATTTGCTTTGCTGGCAGCCTGTTTTCGTTTCTTTCGTCGCGATTTATGCACAGCGAGCACTACCTGACGTTTCAACCATTTCTCAAAACAAACAGAACTGTTTTATCGCAGGGTTTAGTTTTAGAGACCATGAATGGACACATGCCCGTCGAGCAACACTGATTAAAAAAGCGGGGCAGCAATTATCTCACCTGTTTGAAACTTATAGGGATGCGATCAATCAATGGGGAAGAATTCGTCCGGGATTCACGCATCATCTACTCGCTGATCATCTCCTTAATTGTTTAGTACGTTTACAAGAAATCAGACCAAGCTACTCAAACAACACCATCCTTAGACATGCGCAACTTTGGCTAGAGGCCTTCGATTTGCCACAAAAGCATATCAGTAACCTCAAAATTGATAGCACCACCAATAAATTAAAATTGGTCAGAACCAGTTGTTGTCTGGTCTATAAATGTGAAGGGCGGTCACTATGCGCAAACTGCCCACGTCTCGAAGCAAACAAATTGACGAATCTGATTACAGCTAAAGAAGTTACTGCTTAA